In Zunongwangia sp. HGR-M22, the sequence GGCTTTTTTAATTGGCGAAAATTTTATAGGTAAAGATAAAGTGGCGTTGGTATTGGGGGATAATATATTCTATGGTTCAGGATTATCCAATTTATTACAGGCAAATAATGAACCCGATGGAGGAATCATTTATGCCTATCACGTAACAGATCCTGAAAGATACGGAGTTGTAGAATTCGATGATAATCAAATGGCAATTTCTATTGAAGAAAAGCCATCAATACCAAAATCGAATTATGCAGTACCTGGTATTTACTTTTACGACAATAATGTTATCGATATAGCGAAAAATATTAAACCCAGTAAGAGAGGAGAATTAGAAATAACTGATATAAATAAAGAATATCTTAATCGAGGAAAACTTAATGTTAGTATATTAGACCGCGGAACGGCCTGGCTAGATACAGGAACATTTAATTCTTTAATGCAGGCTTCCCAATTTGTTCAAGTGATTGAAGAAAGACAAGGGTTAAAAGTTGGGGCTATCGAAGCTTCAGCTTTAAAAATGGGATATATCACAAAAGAGCAATTTGTGAGTTTAACTGAGCCCTTTCTTAAAAGTGGATACAGTAAAAATTTATTAGCGACAATTTAATGGAAGTAAAAAGAACTAGCATAGAAGGCTGTTTTGAAATCGAACCAAAAATAATTAAAGATAAAAGAGGATATTTCTATGAAAGTTTCAATAAAAATCTTTTTCAAAAAAAGACAGATGTAAATACAGAGTTTGTTCAAGATAACCAGTCTTTTTCTCAAAAAGGAGTTTTAAGAGGTTTACACATGCAAACCGGTAAATATGCTCAGGCAAAACTTGTTAGTGTTTTAAAAGGGAAAGTGTTAGATGTAGCAGTAGATTTACGCCCTAATAGCCCTACTTTTAGTAAAATATTTTCTTCAATCTTATCAGAG encodes:
- the rfbA gene encoding glucose-1-phosphate thymidylyltransferase RfbA; amino-acid sequence: MKGIILAGGSGTRLHPCTIAVSKQLMPIYDKPMIYYPLSTLMEAGIREILIISTPHDMPLFKKLLGDGTKYGCVFEYAVQPKPEGLAQAFLIGENFIGKDKVALVLGDNIFYGSGLSNLLQANNEPDGGIIYAYHVTDPERYGVVEFDDNQMAISIEEKPSIPKSNYAVPGIYFYDNNVIDIAKNIKPSKRGELEITDINKEYLNRGKLNVSILDRGTAWLDTGTFNSLMQASQFVQVIEERQGLKVGAIEASALKMGYITKEQFVSLTEPFLKSGYSKNLLATI
- the rfbC gene encoding dTDP-4-dehydrorhamnose 3,5-epimerase, with translation MEVKRTSIEGCFEIEPKIIKDKRGYFYESFNKNLFQKKTDVNTEFVQDNQSFSQKGVLRGLHMQTGKYAQAKLVSVLKGKVLDVAVDLRPNSPTFSKIFSSILSEENKKQLFVPRGCAHGFVVLSETALFYYKCDNFYNKESETGIIYNDPQLSIDWQLQDDELIISEKDKMLPSFNEFLEQLKATM